The Miscanthus floridulus cultivar M001 chromosome 7, ASM1932011v1, whole genome shotgun sequence genome includes a region encoding these proteins:
- the LOC136467668 gene encoding MADS-box transcription factor 57-like, with amino-acid sequence MGRGKIVIRRIDNLTSRQVSFSKRRNGLLKKAKELSILCDAEVGLIIFSSTGRLYEFSSTNSSMKAVIDRYGKAKEEQIGTNNATSELMLWQREAASLRQQLHNLQESHKQLVGEELSGLGVRDLQNLESRLEMSLRSIKMRKDHILKSEIEELHRKGSLIHEENMELGRRVHIMSQQKVELQRKLQASEPRGVADASSSTPYSFSITTQYADVPANLEQRQSQQREGDRCKELMAPELGFQLH; translated from the exons ATGGGGAGGGGGAAGATAGTGATAAGGAGGATCGACAACTTGACGAGCAGGCAGGTTTCCTTCTCTAAGAGGCGGAACGGGCTGCTGAAGAAGGCAAAGGAGCTCTCCATCCTCTGCGATGCGGAGGTTGGCCTCATCATCTTCTCCAGCACCGGCAGGCTCTACGAGTTCTCCAGCACCAA TTCTAGCATGAAAGCTGTGATAGACCGATACGGAAAAGCAAAAGAGGAGCAGATTGGCACCAACAATGCAACTTCAGAACTCATG CTCTGGCAAAGGGAGGCAGCAAGCTTGAGGCAACAACTGCACAACTTGCAAGAAAGCCACAA GCAACTAGTGGGAGAGGAGCTTTCAGGCCTAGGTGTAAGAGACCTCCAAAATTTAGAGAGTCGTCTTGAAATGAGCCTGCGTAGTATCAAAATGAGGAAG GACCATATTTTGAAAAGTGAAATTGAAGAGTTACACAGGAAG GGTAGCCTAATTCACGAGGAAAACATGGAACTCGGTAGAAGAGTACATATCATGTCACAGCAAAAAGTGGAACTACAAAGGAAG CTCCAGGCCAGTGAACCAAGAGGTGTTGCTGATGCAAGCTCTAGCACTCCCTACAGCTTTAGTATTACAACACAATATGCAGATGTCCCTGCTAATCTTGAACAGAGGCAATCACAACAAAGAGAGGGGGATCGATGCAAGGAATTGATGGCTCCTGAACTGGG ATTTCAACTGCACTAA